The stretch of DNA TCTAAAACATAATCTCCAGCACTTGGTATTTTTACATTGAATTCTGCTGAACCATATTCAAGCAGTGTCTTACTCTCACTCCAAACTTCATTTCCATCTTTATCATGTAGGACCAGCAAGACAGCATAGCTCTGCCCTGTTGTATCAGTAACTCTAACTGTGTTGTCCCCTATTTTCCATTCTGGAAGTTCTAATAAGAATGGCAGTTCTAAAACTTCATAAGTAATTGTTTCTTGCTGTGAATATAAGTTTCCTTCAACATCTGAAGCTTCTAAGCCAATAGTAAATGAATGCTCTCCCCAGCTTGATGGTGTTTTGAATTGTATTTCCAACTCAACTTCCTTGCTAATATCTCCCAAAATGTAAGAACCATCATCTGATTTTTCTAATTCTTGCCCATTATATAATACTTTAATAACATCTACACCTGAAATTCTCATTCTTGTTCCATATGCATCCTCAATCGGGCTGAGCTTTAAACTTAACTTTGCTATTGAATCTGGATACGCATTATCTTCTAACTTGTAAGTAACTCCAAATATAGCATTCTTAGGAACTAAATTAACATGTATTTCTGTATCATTCTGAATGTTTATTGTTGTAGTGTAATCCCAAAAACCATCCTTGCTTATTTTTAATTCATGTTCTCCCCCAATAACTTGTGTTTTGAAGTACCCCCCATTGTCCGTTTTTCCCTTCAATTCATTGTCAATATAGATATTTGCATTTGGCTGTGAGTAGATTTCGAGAATCGGTTGTGGTATAACCTTAAAGTCTATTTTCATGCAATTTAATCCATCAGTTCTTGTTATTGTAAAATTATTATCAATAAACACTATTGCAATGTTAAACTTACTCGCTTGGGCGGCTCCATGGTCTTTCATAACTACCTTAAGCTTTCCAGATGTTACTAACTTTTTATAAAATCCTGACTTATCTTGCAGTAGCAAAGTGTCCCCATCATATATCCAACAATGAGATGCCCAATCGTAG from Methanocaldococcus fervens AG86 encodes:
- a CDS encoding PEGA domain-containing protein, whose translation is MKNLVLLLFSVFVVMAVNVVSAEEYMVKIDGLSDSDIQYVLNSTSWKYYTPQYSLGNVITFPTEDDFARFLLPYDGSNFAFSPDLYSVSKQATVFKVSATLVGNDDVYKTIELNLSGPGYVYILSDLQLDLSAYDWASHCWIYDGDTLLLQDKSGFYKKLVTSGKLKVVMKDHGAAQASKFNIAIVFIDNNFTITRTDGLNCMKIDFKVIPQPILEIYSQPNANIYIDNELKGKTDNGGYFKTQVIGGEHELKISKDGFWDYTTTINIQNDTEIHVNLVPKNAIFGVTYKLEDNAYPDSIAKLSLKLSPIEDAYGTRMRISGVDVIKVLYNGQELEKSDDGSYILGDISKEVELEIQFKTPSSWGEHSFTIGLEASDVEGNLYSQQETITYEVLELPFLLELPEWKIGDNTVRVTDTTGQSYAVLLVLHDKDGNEVWSESKTLLEYGSAEFNVKIPSAGDYVLEIQGNGAKTYKEIHIVEPITLITKEVKAGKGQVATVKFSIVNPSSKVKYYYATLESGLLNLSINKTFAVSPNENKTVEISFEVPKNAIFDSYQLILKVYDSETDGLLFEGNVVLKIVENTIPIAIGDSSIPLWLIAIVGVLLVGGIAYALIRK